TTTTTTGCTAAAGATACGGCATATTACCCGTTTGGGAAATTACCCCATGACCCATTACCTTTGCCGCCATGAGACACATCCTGATTATCGGTGCCGGCCGTTCCGCCTCTTCACTCATTCGTTACCTTCTTGAACGGTCGGAAGCCGAACAACTACACCTGGTAATCGGGGATCTGTCGGAAGCTCTTGCCACGGCTAAGACGGGCGGACACCCCAATGCGACGCCCATTGCCTTTGACGTGACAGACACCGCCCAACGCCAGGAGCAGATCCAGAAAGCGGACCTCGTCATTTCCATGCTGCCTGCGCACATGCATGTCGACGTAGCCCGCGATTGCCTCGCCTTCGGCAAACACATGGTGACGGCGTCGTATGTGAGTGAGGCGATGCTGGCGCTGGATGAAGAAGCTACGGCACGTGGACTCGTATTCATGAACGAAATCGGACTCGATCCGGGTATCGACCACATGAGTGCCATGAAATTGCTCGATGAAATCCGGGCGGAAGGCGGCCGCATCAAGGCGTTCGAATCGCATTGCGGTGGACTCGTGGCTCCGGAATCTGATGACAACCTGTGGAAATACAAATTCAGCTGGGCACCCCGTAACGTCGTATTGGCCGGACAGGGCGGGGCGGCAAAGTTCCTTGAGAAGGGCAGCTATAAATACATCCCTTACCAACAGCTCTTCCGGCGCACATTACCGCTGTCTATTGAAGGATATGGCGATTTCGAGGTCTACGCCAACCGCGATTCGTTGAAATACCGCGAAGCCTATCGCCTTGACGGAGTCGAGACGCTCTTACGCGGCACCGTTCGTCGGGCCGGTTATTCCGCCGCCTGGGATGTATTGGTACAACTCGGCATGACTGACGACACCTATACGGTCGACAACTCAGAAACCCTCACGCATCGCGAGTTCCTGAACCTGTTCCTGCCGTATCATCCGTCCCGATCCGTAGAAGAGAAACTCCGCGCCCAATTCACCATCAACGACGACTCCTGGCGCAAGCTCGAGGAACTCGAACTGTTCAGCAACGACAAAAGGGCCGGACTGCCGCACGCAACGCCTGCCCAATGGCTTGAAACGGTATTGGCAGAGAAGTGGGCGCTCCGGCCGTCTGACAAAGACATGATCGTCATGTACCACAAAATTGGCTACGAACGCAACGGCACGCACCACCAACGGCATTCGCAAATGGTCGTTATAGGCGATGATCGCACCTACACTGCCATGGCCAAAACGGTCGGTCTTCCGGTCGCCATCGCGGCACTGATGATCCTGAACGGCACCATCCGCACACCCGGCGTCCAACTGCCCCTTCGCCCGGATGTCTACGAGCCAATACTCGCCGAACTGGCCACGTATGGCGTCCGATTTGTAGAAAAAGACATCGCGCTTTAAGCGTTTATCCACGAAGTAATCAGTAGGGCGGACATTCCCCGCTGTTCGCGTCAAGTCCTCGCGCCATCCGCGGGTGTGGCATCCGCGCCGTCGAGCTTCCGTTGGTCGCTGCCGCCGCCGGGCCCCACCTCACGGCTGCCGTTTCGGCCTTTCTGCTGCCATCGGGGCCGCAGAAGCGTATGTCCCGACGAATCGGTTTCAAAAGAACGAGAGTTGATAATTTAACATTTTAGGCGGTTTTTCCGTATCCACGGCTCCCGCGCAGTTTTTACCTTTAGACCTCAAAGGTTTTAAAAACCTTTGAGGTCTAAGCCGACCGCCAGCGCGACGAATCGGTCGCGTCAAAACCATTTTGTGAATGTCAGTAAGCCCTTATGGATATACAACACTTTTTCGAATATTGCCTCGCCAAGAAAGCCGTCACCGAACATTTCCCCTTTGACGAAGACACCCTCGTCTTCAAAGTGGGTGGCAAAATGTTCGCCCTCGCCTCACTGTCGGAGTGGGAGAAGGGAAGCCCCGCCGTCAACCTCAAATGCGACCCCGACCGCGCAGCCGAGCTCCGCGCCGAATACGAAGGCATACAACCCGGCTACCATATGAGCAAAATCCACTGGAATACGGTCGCCGTCAACGCCGACGTGCCCGATAGCATGGTGCGCGCACTCATCGACCATTCCTACGAACTGGTGCTGAAAAGTTTACCTAAAAAAGCGCAGGCGGAAATCGCCGAATCAGCCGATTGAGTTATTTTTGCAGCCGTAACCACACGCCCACAACATGAAAGAACAGATTCGGAAATTCCTCAACGAAGAACAAGACCCAAAAGCGGTCGAGAAAGTGACCCACAAACTCAACGACCTGTTGATGCGCGGCGAAGAGATCGGTTATATAGGGGTGCAGAAAAACCCGGTGCTCACGGTGTTCCCCGACAGCATCGTACTGACCAACAAACGAATCATCATCTGCAAACCCAAGAATCTCGGCCTGTCAATGGACTTCACCGATTACACCTGGGACGATATCGACACGACCTTCGTGAAAGAAGGTATCCTCGGCTCCGAATTCTCCTTCACCACCCATACCGAACTGGTCATTTCCATCGATAACCTGCCGAAAATACAGGCGCGTAAAATCTACACCTTCGCCAAAGAGCAACTCGATATTCTGAAAACGGGCTCCGAGCCGGCAGCGGCAGCACCCGTCGAAGCGGCACCGGCACCAGTGGCCACTCCCGTCGCCGAAATCGAAGAAGCTGAAACCGAAGAGGTGACCCACTTCGCTGAGATACTTCCGGCCACAACGGCCACAATTGCCGAAACACCAGTCCCACCATCCGCAAGCCACAGCGGCGAACGCAGCCTCTCTGAACTGTCAAAAGAAGAGCTGTTCGAGAAATTACAGAACTACAAAAAACTCCTTGACAACGGCCTCATCCTGCAAGGCGAATATGACAACCTGAAAAAGGAGATATTGGCGTACCTCTAAGATATCCCTAAAAAAGAATCCCAAATTCCGGTATAAAACAAACTGGAATTTGGGATTTTTATTTTCAGTTGGGATCGTATTACATCGTCTCCCACTGCTTCTCCACAAACCGGTGCGCCTGCAACTCCAGCAGTTCTTTTGCCTTGCTGCGCTGCAATCCGAACAGGCCTTTGTCCTGGGCGATGTCAGCGTACACCCTGTCGTGCATTTCCGCGCTCGTTGCCACCAGCAGTTGCCGTTGGTGCTTGTCTTGTGCCAACGTCGCCTGCAAGGCCGTTTCGATGTCTTCGAGTTTGAAATCGTATTCTCCCTTCGGCGACAGCAACTTTGCGATGATCGGCGCGGTTTCGATCGCCAGGAACAGCAACATAATGAACAACGACGGCAGCAGCGGTAACGATCCGAGCGCATTGATCCGCGCCATAAGACCGTCAAACCCTTCGATTACAGGTTGTCCATCGCCGATTTTTTTGTCGAGGTCGGCCTGCACGTCCTTATTTTTAGCTTCCAGTGCCGCAATTTTCGCCAGGTTCGCCTTTCGCAGCGTATCGAGTTCCGTGCGGGCCAGGT
This genomic interval from Flavobacterium sp. HJ-32-4 contains the following:
- a CDS encoding PH domain-containing protein — its product is MKEQIRKFLNEEQDPKAVEKVTHKLNDLLMRGEEIGYIGVQKNPVLTVFPDSIVLTNKRIIICKPKNLGLSMDFTDYTWDDIDTTFVKEGILGSEFSFTTHTELVISIDNLPKIQARKIYTFAKEQLDILKTGSEPAAAAPVEAAPAPVATPVAEIEEAETEEVTHFAEILPATTATIAETPVPPSASHSGERSLSELSKEELFEKLQNYKKLLDNGLILQGEYDNLKKEILAYL
- a CDS encoding saccharopine dehydrogenase family protein, yielding MRHILIIGAGRSASSLIRYLLERSEAEQLHLVIGDLSEALATAKTGGHPNATPIAFDVTDTAQRQEQIQKADLVISMLPAHMHVDVARDCLAFGKHMVTASYVSEAMLALDEEATARGLVFMNEIGLDPGIDHMSAMKLLDEIRAEGGRIKAFESHCGGLVAPESDDNLWKYKFSWAPRNVVLAGQGGAAKFLEKGSYKYIPYQQLFRRTLPLSIEGYGDFEVYANRDSLKYREAYRLDGVETLLRGTVRRAGYSAAWDVLVQLGMTDDTYTVDNSETLTHREFLNLFLPYHPSRSVEEKLRAQFTINDDSWRKLEELELFSNDKRAGLPHATPAQWLETVLAEKWALRPSDKDMIVMYHKIGYERNGTHHQRHSQMVVIGDDRTYTAMAKTVGLPVAIAALMILNGTIRTPGVQLPLRPDVYEPILAELATYGVRFVEKDIAL
- a CDS encoding MmcQ/YjbR family DNA-binding protein — its product is MDIQHFFEYCLAKKAVTEHFPFDEDTLVFKVGGKMFALASLSEWEKGSPAVNLKCDPDRAAELRAEYEGIQPGYHMSKIHWNTVAVNADVPDSMVRALIDHSYELVLKSLPKKAQAEIAESAD